A single region of the Chryseobacterium sp. 6424 genome encodes:
- a CDS encoding glycosyltransferase family 4 protein, producing MSVKILIDLERLRRPFSGIANVFRNLARGIEESAHPFSITYFGKFSSVGFPLKAKKEWKRRHKFYENFSKDFQIIHVSHQASSYFKKNYRKSLKVVTLHDLNFLHENLPDNKKKKLLSAVRQNLEYADYIICISHFVKKDFEANRHLFPLKKLKGIEVIHNGLQLPENRGYKLGKFNNFADRNYILNIGVLFEKKNQLRLIEMLPFLDRDLVMIASEEREPYASEVKNRIKELQLEDRVHILKNISEEEKYALIQHCEALCHPSTAEGFGIPPIEAMSLGKPVFLSTFTSLPEIGGDYAYYFEDFEAEKMAAFYTEKVSSFHKNKEDLVPEIKNWTKQFDYKVMSSNYLTFYQKIAENATS from the coding sequence TTCGGAGACCATTTTCGGGCATTGCCAACGTGTTCAGGAATCTTGCGCGCGGGATCGAGGAAAGCGCCCACCCTTTCAGCATTACTTATTTCGGCAAATTCTCTTCGGTTGGTTTTCCTTTAAAAGCAAAAAAGGAATGGAAGAGACGGCATAAATTTTATGAAAACTTCAGCAAAGACTTTCAGATCATCCATGTAAGTCATCAGGCGTCTTCTTATTTCAAGAAAAATTACAGGAAGTCGCTTAAAGTCGTAACATTGCATGACCTTAATTTCCTGCATGAAAACCTGCCGGACAATAAAAAGAAAAAATTGCTGTCCGCAGTGAGGCAAAACCTGGAATATGCGGATTACATCATTTGTATTTCACATTTTGTGAAAAAAGATTTTGAGGCTAACCGACATCTGTTTCCTTTAAAGAAACTCAAAGGAATTGAAGTCATTCATAACGGGCTACAACTCCCAGAAAACCGCGGATATAAGTTAGGGAAATTCAACAACTTCGCAGACAGAAACTACATTTTGAACATCGGTGTGCTCTTCGAGAAAAAAAACCAACTGAGGCTGATCGAAATGCTACCGTTCTTGGACCGGGACCTGGTGATGATCGCCTCGGAGGAAAGAGAACCCTACGCCTCGGAAGTAAAAAACCGAATTAAAGAACTGCAACTTGAGGACCGCGTCCACATCCTGAAGAACATCAGCGAGGAAGAGAAATACGCGCTCATACAGCATTGCGAAGCGCTGTGCCATCCCAGTACGGCTGAAGGATTCGGGATTCCGCCTATTGAAGCCATGTCGCTTGGGAAACCCGTCTTTCTTTCTACCTTTACAAGTTTACCGGAAATCGGCGGTGACTACGCATATTATTTTGAAGATTTCGAAGCTGAAAAAATGGCCGCATTTTATACAGAAAAGGTAAGCAGCTTCCACAAAAATAAAGAGGATCTGGTACCTGAAATAAAAAACTGGACAAAACAATTTGATTACAAAGTGATGTCCAGCAATTATCTAACATTCTATCAAAAAATAGCAGAAAATGCTACTTCCTGA
- the rocD gene encoding ornithine--oxo-acid transaminase, with product MNATRNTSNYHIELEDKYGAHNYHPLPVVLDRGEGVFVWDVEGKRYYDFLSAYSAVNQGHSHPKIVKALTEQAQKLALTSRAFHNSKLGEYEEKVTKRFGFDKVLPMNSGAEAVETAVKLARKWSYEVKGIQENAAKIIVCENNFHGRTTTIVSFSNDPDASKNYGPFTPGFVKIPYNDLGALEEVLKNDAQNIAAFLVEPIQGEAGVYVPDEGFLKKAAELCKQHNVLFIADEVQTGIARTGKMIACNHEDVQPDILVLGKALSGGMYPVSAVFANNDIMNVIKPGQHGSTFGGNPLACAVATAALDVVEEENLAERAEKLGNIFRTEIEKLIEKTDLISGVRGKGLLNAILINDTPESTTAWDLCLALKENGLLAKPTHGNIIRLAPPLVITEEQIMECVDIIRKTVIEFRK from the coding sequence ATGAACGCAACACGCAACACCTCAAATTACCATATCGAGCTGGAAGATAAGTACGGCGCACACAATTATCATCCGCTTCCGGTAGTTCTAGACCGTGGTGAAGGCGTTTTTGTATGGGATGTAGAAGGCAAACGATACTACGATTTTCTTTCGGCCTATTCCGCGGTGAATCAGGGTCATTCTCATCCTAAGATCGTGAAAGCGCTTACAGAACAGGCTCAGAAGCTGGCTTTGACTTCCCGTGCTTTCCACAATTCCAAATTGGGCGAATACGAAGAAAAAGTAACCAAACGCTTTGGTTTTGATAAAGTTTTACCAATGAATTCCGGCGCGGAAGCTGTGGAAACCGCGGTAAAACTAGCCCGCAAATGGAGTTATGAAGTAAAAGGCATCCAGGAGAACGCTGCAAAGATCATTGTGTGTGAAAACAATTTCCACGGGCGTACCACAACGATTGTTTCATTCTCCAACGATCCTGACGCCAGCAAAAATTACGGTCCTTTCACGCCAGGATTTGTAAAGATTCCTTATAATGACCTCGGCGCGCTGGAAGAAGTTTTGAAGAATGACGCTCAGAATATCGCGGCATTTTTAGTGGAACCCATTCAAGGAGAGGCAGGCGTTTATGTGCCCGATGAAGGTTTTCTGAAAAAAGCGGCTGAACTTTGCAAGCAGCACAATGTTTTATTTATCGCTGATGAGGTGCAGACCGGCATCGCGCGTACCGGTAAAATGATTGCCTGTAACCATGAGGATGTGCAGCCGGACATTTTGGTATTGGGAAAAGCGTTATCAGGTGGAATGTATCCTGTGTCGGCCGTTTTCGCCAATAATGACATCATGAACGTCATCAAGCCGGGGCAGCATGGCTCTACTTTTGGCGGGAACCCTCTCGCTTGTGCTGTGGCAACCGCAGCTCTGGACGTGGTGGAAGAAGAGAATCTGGCGGAAAGAGCAGAGAAACTGGGTAACATCTTCCGTACGGAGATTGAGAAACTCATTGAGAAAACCGATCTGATCAGTGGAGTCCGCGGTAAAGGCTTGCTGAATGCAATTTTAATCAACGACACCCCTGAAAGCACCACCGCCTGGGACTTATGTCTGGCGCTGAAAGAGAACGGCCTGCTCGCCAAGCCTACCCACGGCAATATCATCCGACTGGCGCCGCCATTGGTCATCACCGAAGAGCAGATAATGGAGTGTGTTGATATCATCCGAAAAACGGTAATCGAATTCAGGAAGTAG
- a CDS encoding Txe/YoeB family addiction module toxin, producing MKYIIKISEQAEKDILKLEKSGEKAALKKLLSIIKELESNPTVGIGKPERLKHFEEITYSRRISAKHRHVYEIQELQVVVILISAYGHYNDK from the coding sequence GTGAAATATATCATCAAAATTTCAGAACAAGCTGAAAAAGATATCTTAAAGCTTGAAAAGTCCGGTGAAAAAGCTGCGCTCAAAAAACTATTGTCGATCATTAAAGAATTGGAAAGCAATCCTACTGTTGGTATTGGCAAGCCGGAGAGGTTAAAACATTTTGAAGAAATAACTTATTCCAGACGAATTTCGGCTAAGCACCGACATGTCTATGAAATACAGGAACTTCAAGTCGTGGTAATTCTTATTTCTGCCTACGGGCACTATAACGATAAATAA
- a CDS encoding DUF2683 family protein, producing the protein MENIIIIPETEKQSSVIKAFLKEMKIRFETQPDDAEMTKEEFFNKVKESKEAVRDGKVKTLTPELKDKLFRSVL; encoded by the coding sequence ATGGAAAATATCATTATCATCCCCGAAACCGAGAAGCAGTCTTCCGTGATCAAAGCATTCTTGAAGGAGATGAAAATCCGCTTCGAAACGCAACCGGACGATGCTGAAATGACGAAAGAAGAATTTTTTAATAAAGTAAAAGAATCTAAAGAAGCAGTTCGCGATGGGAAAGTGAAGACTTTGACACCAGAACTTAAGGATAAACTTTTCAGAAGTGTGTTGTGA
- the accC gene encoding acetyl-CoA carboxylase biotin carboxylase subunit yields MFKKILIANRGEIAMRILRTCKEMGIKTVAVYSTADKDSLHVRFADEAVCIGPPMSKDSYLKISNIIAAAEITNADAIHPGYGFLSENSNFSRICQENGIKFIGATPEQIDRMGDKANAKATMKEAGVPCVPGSDGLIDSYETAAKLAEEMGYPVMIKATAGGGGKGMRAVWKAEDLHEHWDSAVQEATAAFGNGGMYMEKLIVEPRHIEIQIAGDQYGKACHLSERDCSVQRRNQKLTEETPSPFMTDELREKMGAAAVKAAEYIKYEGVGTIEFLVDKDRNFYFMEMNTRIQVEHPITEQVVDYDLIREQILLASGSPISGKNYYPKLHSIECRINAEDPYNDFRPSPGKITGLNIPGGHGIRVDTHVYSGYSIPSNYDSMIAKLITTAQTREEAIAKMRRALEEFYIEGVKTTIPFHRQLMEDEDYLAGNYTTKFMEDFKMDKRFENN; encoded by the coding sequence ATGTTCAAAAAAATATTGATTGCCAACAGAGGCGAGATTGCCATGCGAATCCTTCGCACCTGCAAAGAAATGGGGATTAAAACCGTTGCGGTGTATTCCACTGCAGACAAAGACAGTCTCCATGTAAGATTTGCGGATGAAGCCGTGTGCATCGGCCCACCGATGAGCAAAGATTCGTACCTTAAGATTTCAAACATCATCGCTGCGGCTGAGATTACCAACGCGGATGCGATCCACCCAGGTTACGGCTTCCTTTCAGAAAACTCTAACTTTTCAAGAATCTGCCAGGAAAACGGCATCAAATTTATCGGCGCAACACCCGAGCAGATCGACCGTATGGGCGATAAAGCCAATGCAAAAGCCACGATGAAAGAGGCGGGAGTGCCATGCGTGCCCGGTTCTGACGGATTGATCGATTCTTACGAAACCGCTGCGAAACTTGCTGAAGAAATGGGTTATCCTGTGATGATCAAAGCTACCGCAGGTGGTGGTGGAAAAGGAATGCGCGCAGTCTGGAAGGCCGAAGACCTGCACGAACACTGGGATTCTGCGGTACAGGAAGCTACAGCAGCCTTCGGAAACGGCGGTATGTATATGGAAAAACTCATCGTAGAGCCACGCCACATCGAAATTCAGATCGCTGGTGACCAATACGGAAAAGCCTGTCATCTCTCAGAAAGAGACTGTTCCGTGCAAAGAAGAAACCAGAAATTAACGGAAGAAACGCCGTCGCCTTTTATGACCGATGAACTTCGTGAAAAAATGGGTGCTGCAGCTGTGAAAGCCGCAGAATACATTAAATATGAAGGCGTTGGGACCATCGAATTCCTCGTGGACAAAGACCGTAACTTCTATTTCATGGAAATGAACACGCGGATCCAAGTAGAGCACCCGATCACAGAGCAGGTGGTAGATTATGACCTGATTCGCGAGCAGATCCTGCTTGCTTCGGGCAGCCCGATTTCCGGAAAGAACTATTATCCGAAACTTCATTCAATTGAATGCAGAATCAACGCTGAGGATCCGTACAACGATTTCCGGCCATCACCAGGCAAGATTACCGGCCTGAACATCCCGGGGGGTCACGGAATTCGCGTAGATACGCATGTGTATTCAGGATATTCAATTCCTTCGAACTATGATTCCATGATCGCGAAGCTTATTACCACGGCTCAGACGCGTGAGGAAGCCATCGCAAAGATGCGCCGCGCGCTGGAGGAATTCTATATCGAAGGTGTGAAGACCACGATCCCGTTCCACCGACAGCTGATGGAAGACGAGGATTATCTTGCGGGTAACTACACTACGAAATTTATGGAAGATTTCAAAATGGACAAACGTTTTGAGAATAATTAA
- the accB gene encoding acetyl-CoA carboxylase biotin carboxyl carrier protein, with the protein MDIKDIQNLIKFVSRAEVSEVKYKTKDFEITIKTPLGGSEMSYMPQPAVYHTAPQAPQPTQAPAAAPAQTSVADPASDDSNYVTIKSPMIGTFYRKPAPDKDVFVNVGDEVSVGKVVCVIEAMKLFNQIESEVSGKIVKILVDDATPVEYDQPLFLVDPS; encoded by the coding sequence ATGGACATTAAAGACATCCAGAATCTAATTAAATTCGTCTCTCGAGCTGAAGTCTCTGAAGTAAAATACAAAACCAAAGACTTTGAAATCACCATCAAAACACCATTGGGCGGCAGCGAGATGAGCTATATGCCACAGCCGGCCGTTTACCACACTGCGCCACAAGCACCGCAACCAACACAGGCACCAGCCGCGGCACCTGCACAAACTTCTGTAGCAGATCCTGCTTCTGATGACAGCAACTATGTAACCATTAAATCTCCCATGATTGGTACATTCTACAGAAAGCCAGCGCCTGATAAAGATGTTTTCGTAAATGTAGGGGATGAGGTATCTGTGGGTAAGGTTGTCTGCGTAATAGAAGCGATGAAACTGTTCAACCAGATAGAATCTGAAGTTTCCGGTAAGATCGTTAAAATCCTAGTTGATGACGCAACGCCGGTAGAGTACGACCAGCCTTTATTCCTTGTAGATCCATCTTAA
- the rpmF gene encoding 50S ribosomal protein L32, whose amino-acid sequence MAHPKRRQSSTRRDKRRTHYKAEVPQLAKDATSGEMHLYHRAHWHEGKLYYRGKVVMEKTVETTEEN is encoded by the coding sequence ATGGCACATCCAAAGAGAAGACAATCGTCAACAAGAAGAGATAAGCGAAGAACCCATTACAAAGCAGAGGTTCCTCAATTAGCAAAAGATGCAACTTCCGGTGAAATGCACCTATACCACAGAGCGCACTGGCATGAAGGTAAACTTTATTACAGAGGTAAGGTTGTAATGGAGAAAACAGTAGAGACCACTGAAGAAAACTAA
- a CDS encoding YceD family protein has protein sequence MDKLRNYDIVFSGQKNGRHEFQFEINKAFFQLFDTEQEFSAPEIVADIIMDKHTTFLEFDIRTAGAVNLVCDLTADDFRYEVENDLRVLVKFGEAYDDSEEEVITIPAADHAFNIAQLIYESVVLAIPMKKISPDVSAEDLEVLERYSPKETEEEQPVDPRWEALKKLKDKN, from the coding sequence ATGGACAAGTTAAGAAACTACGACATCGTGTTTTCTGGACAGAAAAACGGCAGACACGAATTCCAGTTTGAGATAAATAAAGCGTTCTTTCAACTTTTCGATACAGAACAGGAATTTTCAGCACCGGAAATTGTGGCAGATATCATCATGGATAAGCATACCACGTTTCTGGAGTTCGATATCAGGACAGCAGGTGCCGTGAATTTGGTCTGCGACCTTACCGCCGACGATTTTCGTTATGAAGTTGAAAATGATCTTCGCGTACTGGTGAAATTCGGTGAAGCGTATGATGACAGCGAAGAGGAGGTGATTACCATTCCGGCCGCGGATCATGCCTTTAACATCGCACAGCTAATATATGAAAGTGTGGTGCTGGCCATTCCGATGAAAAAGATCTCGCCCGATGTATCAGCGGAAGATCTAGAGGTTCTGGAGCGGTATAGCCCGAAAGAAACAGAAGAAGAACAGCCTGTGGATCCACGGTGGGAAGCATTGAAGAAATTAAAAGATAAAAATTAA
- the pdxA gene encoding 4-hydroxythreonine-4-phosphate dehydrogenase PdxA: MSFKHQKVRVGISIGDFNGIGPEVIMKALKDKSVTDFFTPVIFGSGKLFTYQKNIFKLQLTFNYINEASQAQPDKINMVNLTKENATVELGKPTEESTRMAIDSLEAATNALLNGDVDVLVTAPINKDEMMKLGFAHAGHTGYLEEKFQKKGLMFLITENLKVAVSTHHIPIAEVAQNISKEKIKKQIKMLNQCLIEDFQIQKPKIAVLGLNPHAGDGGVIGREEIEVITPAIQEAFNNGVLAFGPYPADSFFQPGKYGKFDAVLAMYHDQGLAPFKTLAYDEGVNYTAGLPFIRTSPDHGVAYDIAGKNIADEQSFSEALFAAVKIFKHRTEYNDLMNNRLRPRRSSANNGVDEDLPEETTH, translated from the coding sequence ATGAGTTTCAAGCACCAAAAAGTGAGAGTAGGCATTTCCATAGGAGATTTTAACGGCATCGGGCCGGAGGTTATTATGAAAGCGCTGAAAGACAAGTCGGTGACCGATTTTTTCACACCGGTTATTTTTGGTTCAGGGAAACTTTTTACCTATCAGAAGAATATTTTCAAGCTACAGCTTACTTTCAATTACATCAATGAGGCTTCACAGGCACAACCCGATAAAATAAACATGGTAAACCTTACAAAGGAGAATGCCACTGTTGAATTGGGTAAACCTACGGAAGAATCTACCCGAATGGCCATCGACTCGTTGGAGGCTGCTACCAATGCCCTTTTAAATGGCGATGTAGATGTGCTGGTGACCGCGCCCATCAATAAAGATGAGATGATGAAGCTGGGTTTCGCCCACGCTGGCCATACTGGTTATCTTGAAGAGAAATTCCAGAAGAAAGGGCTGATGTTTTTGATCACAGAAAACCTGAAAGTAGCCGTATCCACGCACCATATCCCAATTGCTGAGGTCGCACAGAATATTTCGAAAGAGAAAATAAAGAAACAGATCAAAATGCTTAATCAATGCCTGATTGAGGATTTTCAGATTCAGAAGCCTAAAATTGCCGTTTTGGGGCTTAACCCACATGCAGGTGATGGCGGGGTCATCGGGCGCGAAGAAATCGAGGTCATCACTCCGGCCATTCAGGAAGCTTTTAATAATGGCGTGTTGGCGTTTGGCCCATATCCTGCCGACAGTTTCTTTCAGCCTGGGAAATATGGCAAATTCGATGCGGTTTTAGCGATGTATCACGATCAGGGACTCGCGCCGTTCAAGACTTTGGCTTATGATGAGGGGGTGAATTACACTGCGGGGCTGCCCTTCATCCGCACCTCACCCGATCATGGTGTGGCTTACGACATCGCTGGTAAAAACATCGCGGATGAGCAAAGTTTTAGTGAAGCCCTTTTTGCCGCCGTGAAAATATTTAAGCACCGAACGGAATATAATGACCTGATGAATAACCGCCTCCGGCCGCGCCGTTCTTCGGCCAATAACGGTGTGGATGAGGATTTGCCGGAAGAAACAACGCACTGA
- a CDS encoding riboflavin synthase — translation MFTGIIEATGLVKNITEQGENIHFTLSSPFTEELKIDQSVAHNGCCLTVVEISDNTYRVTAIAETLEKTNLGYWKEGTEVNLERCLKFDGRLDGHIVQGHVDTTGTVSAIEDRNGSFFVTITYNETQDFATVSQGSITVNGISLTVAESGNGSFSVAIIPYTWEFTNMKNIQTGDIVNLEFDIIGKYVTKLMKRNAIL, via the coding sequence ATGTTCACCGGAATTATTGAAGCGACCGGCCTTGTAAAAAACATTACAGAGCAAGGCGAAAATATACATTTCACCCTCTCCTCTCCTTTTACTGAAGAACTAAAGATCGACCAAAGCGTGGCCCACAACGGCTGTTGCCTGACGGTGGTAGAGATTTCCGACAACACCTACCGGGTTACGGCCATCGCCGAAACCCTGGAAAAGACCAACCTCGGATACTGGAAAGAAGGTACGGAAGTTAATTTGGAACGCTGTTTGAAGTTTGACGGAAGGCTGGACGGGCATATCGTGCAGGGCCATGTCGATACTACAGGAACAGTAAGCGCTATTGAAGACCGGAACGGAAGTTTCTTTGTAACCATCACTTACAATGAAACCCAGGATTTTGCAACCGTCTCACAAGGATCCATCACAGTAAACGGAATCAGCCTTACAGTTGCAGAAAGCGGAAACGGTAGTTTTTCGGTAGCCATCATTCCTTATACGTGGGAATTTACCAATATGAAAAACATACAGACTGGCGATATTGTAAATCTGGAATTCGACATTATTGGGAAATATGTAACGAAACTTATGAAAAGAAATGCCATTCTCTAA
- a CDS encoding sensor histidine kinase has protein sequence MPFSKYKGYSLRNKVFWGFLLICLLSIASSSTLSYFILRNNAVEQSRTDLQKKSESLMSALDYAVSHVQVDSKDLPTVLANDIFEIADINNQDIIIYDLKGEYLISNKDFNLIAQKKLPIEVLNRVLTKEGRVDIQTYDKKIGANVTSSYTILKNNMLQPVAVVYFPFYHNDSSYFSVFNKYVNYIIIVNLLIIALAVWLSWIISNNLTKAVTKFSDMINRITLFEKDPEPIRYYQNDELNQLVKAYNKMILQIKEQKERLSFQEKEQAWREMAKQVAHEVKNPLTPMKLTIQNFERKFDPEDPTIREKVKTMSKTIVDQIDLVATVASAFSQFAQLPEKNNEIFDLNKEIKKIINVFSDDSIYFHSNKSFIMMEMDKTYLSRIVTNLVANARQAVSDERESIINVDTEQHQKRVIITVEDNGTGIPEELYNRIFEPNFTSKTSGTGLGLSMVRKMVEDYKGEIHVESEVGKGTKFTIHLPTNL, from the coding sequence ATGCCATTCTCTAAATATAAAGGGTACAGTCTGCGGAACAAAGTCTTTTGGGGCTTTTTGCTGATTTGCCTGCTGAGCATCGCCAGTTCCTCTACTCTTTCTTATTTCATCCTGCGGAACAATGCGGTGGAACAGAGCCGCACGGACCTTCAGAAAAAATCCGAGTCGCTGATGTCGGCGTTGGATTATGCCGTGAGTCATGTACAGGTAGATTCTAAAGATTTACCTACCGTCCTGGCAAATGACATTTTTGAAATCGCTGATATCAATAACCAGGATATCATCATCTACGATTTGAAAGGCGAATATCTGATATCGAACAAAGATTTTAACTTAATCGCCCAGAAAAAACTGCCCATCGAAGTCCTGAACCGAGTCCTTACGAAAGAAGGCCGGGTAGACATCCAAACATACGACAAGAAAATTGGCGCCAACGTCACTTCATCCTATACTATTTTAAAAAACAACATGCTGCAGCCGGTGGCGGTGGTATATTTCCCGTTCTATCATAACGACAGTTCTTACTTCAGCGTTTTCAATAAATATGTAAACTACATCATCATTGTAAATCTGCTGATTATTGCGCTGGCAGTTTGGCTCAGTTGGATCATATCAAACAATCTCACCAAAGCAGTGACCAAATTTTCTGATATGATCAACCGCATCACGCTGTTTGAGAAAGATCCGGAGCCCATCCGCTACTATCAGAACGATGAATTAAACCAGTTGGTGAAAGCTTACAATAAAATGATTCTGCAGATAAAAGAGCAGAAAGAACGCCTGAGTTTCCAGGAAAAGGAACAGGCTTGGCGTGAAATGGCAAAACAGGTGGCCCATGAAGTAAAAAATCCGCTGACGCCAATGAAGCTCACGATTCAAAATTTTGAAAGAAAATTCGATCCCGAAGATCCTACGATTCGTGAAAAGGTAAAAACCATGAGCAAAACCATCGTCGATCAAATAGATCTGGTCGCGACGGTCGCCAGCGCGTTCTCGCAATTCGCACAGTTGCCGGAGAAAAACAATGAAATATTCGACCTGAATAAAGAGATTAAAAAAATCATCAATGTCTTCAGTGATGACAGCATCTATTTCCATTCGAACAAATCGTTCATCATGATGGAAATGGATAAAACATACTTGTCGCGTATCGTTACCAACCTGGTTGCCAATGCACGCCAAGCGGTAAGTGATGAGCGCGAGAGCATCATTAATGTCGATACAGAACAACACCAAAAACGTGTCATCATCACCGTAGAAGATAACGGCACCGGTATCCCCGAAGAACTCTACAACCGTATTTTCGAACCCAATTTCACCTCAAAAACCAGCGGTACCGGCCTGGGACTTAGCATGGTAAGAAAAATGGTAGAAGATTACAAAGGCGAAATCCATGTAGAATCGGAAGTTGGGAAAGGCACGAAATTCACCATCCATCTGCCGACAAATCTTTAG
- a CDS encoding tRNA1(Val) (adenine(37)-N6)-methyltransferase, which yields MKPFVFRQFVLQQHTAVFRVGTDGVLLGALCGITEQAQKNILEVGTGTGLISLMIAQRCLSANILAIDINPEAVILATENFGNSSFTNRLQAMNTDFKTFKTEQKFDLIISNPPYFESNPSEKDALARQQRELTFTDLIGGVTENLSTRGLFSVIIPYASVTEFIDHCQANRLFLQRKIVIFGRKESEAKRAVLEFGFTATEPVTEHFIIEEAPRVYSEQYLATTKDFHVFKTGATSDR from the coding sequence ATGAAGCCATTTGTATTCCGGCAGTTTGTGCTGCAACAACATACAGCGGTATTTCGTGTGGGAACGGATGGTGTTTTGCTGGGTGCCCTTTGTGGAATTACCGAACAAGCCCAAAAAAACATCCTTGAAGTTGGCACAGGCACCGGTTTAATCTCTTTAATGATCGCACAACGGTGTTTGTCAGCAAATATTTTGGCTATAGACATCAATCCGGAAGCGGTGATACTTGCAACCGAAAATTTCGGCAACTCCTCATTCACTAACAGGCTTCAAGCGATGAATACTGATTTTAAGACATTTAAAACGGAGCAAAAATTCGACCTGATTATCTCCAACCCGCCTTATTTTGAAAGTAATCCCTCGGAAAAAGATGCTTTAGCGCGCCAGCAGCGTGAACTTACCTTTACCGACTTGATTGGCGGAGTGACTGAAAACTTGTCCACTCGTGGGCTGTTCTCCGTTATAATCCCGTATGCTTCGGTTACAGAATTCATTGATCATTGCCAAGCAAACCGCTTATTCCTTCAACGGAAAATCGTGATTTTCGGGCGTAAAGAATCGGAGGCAAAAAGAGCTGTGCTGGAATTTGGCTTTACCGCTACCGAACCTGTCACTGAACATTTCATCATAGAAGAGGCGCCACGGGTATATTCTGAACAATATTTAGCGACTACAAAGGATTTCCATGTATTCAAAACAGGTGCTACTTCGGACCGTTAA
- a CDS encoding DUF6759 domain-containing protein, translating to MKKYLYFLLFFVSFPIFGQSKYTAAQVEKSTNPQVIANFIKNNPYHPKTPEFKRKLVAVINNDKAPAAKASAAKPTVKPISTEKLKTAVKKDVAKDGVNDKNKRTAELLTHLFNSDPSNKEAYVQIVNQSKCNLIVKISGKKFYNLDVPAKNQNYILVDKGNYTLTTSVCDAKYSSAKNINKDIVVTLNGPK from the coding sequence ATGAAAAAATATCTTTATTTTCTACTTTTTTTTGTGTCTTTTCCAATCTTCGGCCAATCGAAATATACCGCAGCGCAAGTAGAAAAAAGCACCAACCCACAGGTGATCGCGAATTTCATTAAAAACAATCCCTATCATCCCAAAACACCCGAATTCAAAAGGAAGCTGGTAGCGGTCATTAATAACGATAAAGCCCCCGCTGCCAAAGCTTCGGCAGCAAAACCGACCGTAAAACCCATCAGTACCGAAAAATTAAAAACCGCTGTAAAAAAAGATGTGGCTAAAGATGGCGTGAATGATAAGAACAAACGTACCGCCGAACTGCTTACGCATCTGTTCAACAGCGACCCGTCAAACAAGGAGGCCTATGTGCAGATCGTGAACCAGTCGAAATGTAATCTGATCGTAAAAATCAGCGGTAAAAAATTCTATAACCTCGATGTGCCGGCTAAAAACCAGAATTATATTTTGGTGGACAAAGGCAATTATACCCTCACCACCTCAGTTTGTGATGCAAAGTACTCTTCAGCAAAAAATATCAATAAGGATATTGTGGTAACACTTAACGGTCCGAAGTAG